In a genomic window of Streptomyces sp. SJL17-4:
- a CDS encoding alpha-galactosidase yields MTKEQGTFHWGHEALHLDIVLDEDGRPGLTYLGLPDEARTVPGTSLPLVEVTAAGHGRDWSGSRLIGTSLGGRLRHRAHRAARDGDWHTLTVHLHDPETGLVAEVTYRSPDGIPVLRSEVTLRNEGHTTLHLESVSSLAVGCLTPRDPAAVDAADLLWADNDWLAECRWQRQPMRRTTPGVSGRVTYGHGKAGFALNGQGAWSSCGHLPMGGLTDRHTGRSWVWQIEHNGGGWRWECQEHDEAAYAALFGPTDTHHGWRHSLEPGAVFRTVPAALAFSADGGPDSAFAALTRYRRAQRRPHADHERLPVIFNDYMNCLMGDPTTDKLLPLIDAAAAAGAEHFVIDAGWYDDGDGGWWTSVGAWEPAGSRFPGEKGIHEVLDHIRRRGMVPGLWLEPEAIGVRSPMAESLPDEAFFRRDGARVTETGRHHLDLRHPAARAHLDQVVDRLVGEWDVGYLKLDHNIDPGSGTSAHPGETPGDGLLGHNRAHLDWLDGVLDRHPHLVVENCASGGMRWDDAMLSRLQLQSTSDQQNLHLYAPIAASAPTAVTPEQGAVWAYPRPEDSLEEVAFAMTNALLGRIHLSGRITELGREARALVHEAVAVYKAIRADLPQAVPFWPLGLPAWDAPWIALAMRTPATTYLTAWRRSGTDAMATLHLPHLRNTPARVDLLYPSASRADSDWLPDTAELSLTLPTTPSAVLLRVTPMAPGAP; encoded by the coding sequence ATGACCAAGGAACAAGGGACCTTCCACTGGGGGCACGAGGCCCTTCACCTCGACATCGTCCTCGATGAGGACGGCAGGCCGGGCCTCACGTACCTCGGACTGCCCGACGAAGCGCGGACAGTCCCCGGTACGTCACTCCCCCTGGTGGAGGTGACGGCCGCGGGTCACGGCCGCGACTGGTCGGGCAGCCGCCTGATCGGAACCTCTCTCGGCGGGCGACTGCGCCACCGGGCCCACCGAGCGGCCCGCGACGGCGACTGGCACACGCTGACCGTGCATCTCCACGACCCGGAGACCGGGCTGGTCGCGGAGGTGACGTACCGGTCACCAGACGGCATCCCCGTGCTCCGCAGTGAAGTGACGCTGCGCAACGAAGGGCACACCACCTTGCACCTGGAGTCGGTCAGCTCGCTCGCGGTGGGCTGCCTCACCCCACGGGACCCGGCGGCCGTCGACGCCGCCGACCTGCTGTGGGCGGACAACGACTGGCTCGCCGAGTGCCGCTGGCAGCGACAGCCGATGCGCCGGACCACACCCGGCGTCAGCGGACGCGTGACGTACGGGCACGGCAAGGCGGGCTTCGCCCTGAACGGACAGGGCGCATGGTCCAGTTGCGGACACCTGCCCATGGGAGGCCTGACGGACCGGCACACCGGACGCAGTTGGGTGTGGCAGATCGAGCACAACGGCGGGGGCTGGCGCTGGGAGTGTCAAGAGCACGACGAGGCGGCCTACGCTGCGCTGTTCGGGCCCACCGACACCCACCACGGCTGGCGGCACTCCCTGGAGCCCGGCGCCGTCTTCCGTACCGTACCCGCCGCGCTGGCCTTCAGCGCCGACGGCGGCCCCGACTCCGCGTTCGCCGCGCTGACCCGCTACCGCCGCGCCCAGCGCCGCCCTCACGCCGACCACGAGCGCCTGCCCGTCATCTTCAACGACTACATGAACTGCCTGATGGGCGACCCCACCACCGACAAGCTGCTGCCGCTGATCGACGCGGCGGCCGCGGCCGGCGCCGAGCACTTCGTCATCGACGCGGGCTGGTACGACGACGGTGACGGCGGCTGGTGGACCAGCGTCGGCGCCTGGGAGCCGGCCGGCTCTCGCTTCCCCGGCGAGAAGGGGATCCACGAGGTACTGGACCACATCCGCCGACGCGGCATGGTTCCCGGCCTGTGGCTGGAGCCGGAAGCCATCGGCGTCCGCAGCCCCATGGCCGAGTCCCTGCCCGACGAGGCGTTCTTCCGCCGCGACGGCGCCCGCGTCACGGAGACCGGCCGGCACCACCTGGACCTGCGCCACCCGGCCGCCCGTGCCCACCTGGACCAGGTCGTGGACCGCCTGGTCGGCGAGTGGGACGTCGGCTACCTCAAGCTCGACCACAACATCGACCCCGGCTCCGGCACCAGCGCCCACCCCGGCGAGACCCCGGGCGACGGCCTGCTCGGCCACAACCGGGCGCACCTCGACTGGCTCGACGGCGTCCTCGACCGGCACCCGCACCTGGTGGTGGAGAACTGCGCCTCCGGCGGCATGCGCTGGGACGACGCCATGCTCTCCCGGCTGCAGCTGCAGTCCACCAGCGACCAGCAGAACCTCCACCTCTACGCGCCCATCGCGGCCTCCGCTCCCACCGCCGTCACCCCCGAACAGGGTGCCGTCTGGGCGTACCCCCGGCCGGAGGACTCCCTCGAAGAGGTGGCCTTCGCCATGACCAACGCGCTGCTCGGCCGGATCCATCTCTCCGGCCGCATCACCGAACTCGGGCGGGAGGCCCGCGCCCTGGTCCACGAGGCGGTGGCGGTGTACAAGGCCATCCGCGCCGACCTGCCGCAGGCCGTACCGTTCTGGCCACTGGGCCTTCCCGCCTGGGACGCCCCCTGGATCGCCCTGGCCATGCGTACGCCCGCCACCACCTACCTCACGGCCTGGCGCCGCTCAGGAACCGACGCCATGGCGACGCTTCACCTGCCCCACCTGCGGAACACCCCCGCCCGTGTCGACCTGCTCTATCCCTCGGCCAGTCGGGCCGATTCCGACTGGCTGCCCGACACGGCGGAGCTGAGCCTGACCCTGCCCACCACGCCGTCCGCCGTCCTGCTCCGCGTCACCCCCATGGCCCCTGGCGCTCCCTGA